GAGAAGCCGTCGCACGAGCCCGGCACGTACGTGGCCTGCAGGTCCGTGTGCGTCTTCCAGCGGTTCATGGAGTAGCGCACGTGCACGGTCTTGTGGAAGTCGAGGTTGCGCACGCGCACGGAGCCGCAGATGTTCATGTGGATGCCCTCGCCCACGCGCGCGCTCTCGAGGCACACGCTGAGCCGGGTGAGCTTCTCCGTGATGTCGCGCGGCACCTGGAACAGCGGCACGAGCGTGAGCGCGCCCAgtcgcggcggcgcgcgcaccGGCGGCGAGTTCGCCACGTCGCAGCCGCTGAGATCATCGTAAGCCGATTTAGGAATTACTGGAATTTCATCCATAAAAGTTTTCACATCTGCTAGGTCTAGTCCTAGTACGTCGGCGAAACGGACAATTTTCTTCCGTCCGGGCGTGCCGGGTGGCGTCTTACCGGTTTTCAGAGACGAGCAGCGGCGGACCCTTTGTGGCTTGTCATCTTCATTATCTTCGACTTGTTTCTCATCATCTTTCGTTTCTGTTGTTAGTAGGGTCGTATCTATTTCTAGTTCTGGTGACAATTCCTTTTCAGGCGATGATTCGGTGATTAATTCTAGCGGTAAAATTTCTTCTGTTTTGCTGGTTTCTATGATTATTTCGTTCATTTCTATCGTTTGTGGTACGACTTCCTCAATGGGCATTTCTGTTTCACATATTGACAATGCGTCTAGCACTTCGGGTAATTCAGTGTCTTTTTTATGTTCGTATTCAAAGGTGTCGTCACCGGCTTCGGACGGATCACTCTTGGCGGATTCGAACTCCGAGTCGCTGTCGCCGTTGGTGGTGAGCGTGAGGGGTTGAAGTCGCGGGGCGAGGGGCTCGGGcagcgcggggggcgcgggggacggGGGCTGGTCGTGGCCGTCGTGCCGCGCGCAGCCGTCGAAGGTGATGGGCGAGTACAGCAGCTTGTCGGCGCGGCCCGCCGGCTGCAGCTGCACGGGCGAGCTGTCGGTGAAGAAGGCGGTGGAGAACGTGAAGCCATTGCTCCTTGCAGGCGgaggctgctgcagcttcagCTTGGCCAGATTCTTCAACTTCTCCTCTTGATCGAAGTCGTAGAAGGGCGGTTCCTCGGCGGGCGCGAAGGGCGCGTCGAGCTCGTCGACGGGGCTGGAGGGGCTCTCGCACTCGAGCTCGAAGTCGTAGAAGGTGTCGTGGTCGCGGGacggcgggggcgcggcggcgtcgGGCCAGCCCCCGTCCTGCGCGCCGAGCGAGCGCAGGCGGCTGTGCAGGTCGCGCGCgaaggcggcggcgcggccccGGCAGGACATGGGCAGCAGCGACGTCAGCCCGCACGGGGGGCCGCCCTCGCCGTTCATACCCGTCTGGAAGTAAAGAGAATGATActattaagaaaaatattgGAATTGGACTAGGCATATTGGATGAAGAGAGATAAGAGGACAGAGGGTTTGGAACAATGTCGTCAGACaattaacttaaataaataacttcctTTCAAAACGCATGGgatacttacaaaataaatacataatattacaaaatacttatggtaaaaaaataggtaCGTTAATAAAAAACCTGCCCTTTTTATGTATTACGAGTATTTGCATATTTATCTACCTTAACCACATTGTATGTACGTATATTGACAACATTGTATGTACGATTGTGTGTAGAGATCTATTTTAGTCTCAATATCATTGCCGACGGAGTATTAAATCGCTGTCAAATGAACATAAGATTATACTTTGCATTTAACCCTGATAAATATTTCCACTGGCTATGTGatatacattt
The sequence above is a segment of the Plutella xylostella chromosome 29, ilPluXylo3.1, whole genome shotgun sequence genome. Coding sequences within it:
- the LOC105386452 gene encoding glycogen-binding subunit 76A isoform X3, with translation MNGEGGPPCGLTSLLPMSCRGRAAAFARDLHSRLRSLGAQDGGWPDAAAPPPSRDHDTFYDFELECESPSSPVDELDAPFAPAEEPPFYDFDQEEKLKNLAKLKLQQPPPARSNGFTFSTAFFTDSSPVQLQPAGRADKLLYSPITFDGCARHDGHDQPPSPAPPALPEPLAPRLQPLTLTTNGDSDSEFESAKSDPSEAGDDTFEYEHKKDTELPEVLDALSICETEMPIEEVVPQTIEMNEIIIETSKTEEILPLELITESSPEKELSPELEIDTTLLTTETKDDEKQVEDNEDDKPQRVRRCSSLKTGKTPPGTPGRKKIVRFADVLGLDLADVKTFMDEIPVIPKSAYDDLSGCDVANSPPVRAPPRLGALTLVPLFQVPRDITEKLTRLSVCLESARVGEGIHMNICGSVRVRNLDFHKTVHVRYSMNRWKTHTDLQATYVPGSCDGFSDRFHFVLYAPCLASGQRLEVAVRFQCKGQQFWDNNSGANYCFDCLALGALTSTTAAAPLHPTVDWHPSFY
- the LOC105386452 gene encoding glycogen-binding subunit 76A isoform X1, which translates into the protein MSSPGFEMSLEPPIPAVMMKKTGMNGEGGPPCGLTSLLPMSCRGRAAAFARDLHSRLRSLGAQDGGWPDAAAPPPSRDHDTFYDFELECESPSSPVDELDAPFAPAEEPPFYDFDQEEKLKNLAKLKLQQPPPARSNGFTFSTAFFTDSSPVQLQPAGRADKLLYSPITFDGCARHDGHDQPPSPAPPALPEPLAPRLQPLTLTTNGDSDSEFESAKSDPSEAGDDTFEYEHKKDTELPEVLDALSICETEMPIEEVVPQTIEMNEIIIETSKTEEILPLELITESSPEKELSPELEIDTTLLTTETKDDEKQVEDNEDDKPQRVRRCSSLKTGKTPPGTPGRKKIVRFADVLGLDLADVKTFMDEIPVIPKSAYDDLSGCDVANSPPVRAPPRLGALTLVPLFQVPRDITEKLTRLSVCLESARVGEGIHMNICGSVRVRNLDFHKTVHVRYSMNRWKTHTDLQATYVPGSCDGFSDRFHFVLYAPCLASGQRLEVAVRFQCKGQQFWDNNSGANYCFDCLALGALTSTTAAAPLHPTVDWHPSFY
- the LOC105386452 gene encoding glycogen-binding subunit 76A isoform X2 — protein: MCECNAMDIKNIRTGMNGEGGPPCGLTSLLPMSCRGRAAAFARDLHSRLRSLGAQDGGWPDAAAPPPSRDHDTFYDFELECESPSSPVDELDAPFAPAEEPPFYDFDQEEKLKNLAKLKLQQPPPARSNGFTFSTAFFTDSSPVQLQPAGRADKLLYSPITFDGCARHDGHDQPPSPAPPALPEPLAPRLQPLTLTTNGDSDSEFESAKSDPSEAGDDTFEYEHKKDTELPEVLDALSICETEMPIEEVVPQTIEMNEIIIETSKTEEILPLELITESSPEKELSPELEIDTTLLTTETKDDEKQVEDNEDDKPQRVRRCSSLKTGKTPPGTPGRKKIVRFADVLGLDLADVKTFMDEIPVIPKSAYDDLSGCDVANSPPVRAPPRLGALTLVPLFQVPRDITEKLTRLSVCLESARVGEGIHMNICGSVRVRNLDFHKTVHVRYSMNRWKTHTDLQATYVPGSCDGFSDRFHFVLYAPCLASGQRLEVAVRFQCKGQQFWDNNSGANYCFDCLALGALTSTTAAAPLHPTVDWHPSFY